The DNA region ACTGGTTGCTGCGCCACTACGGGTCGATCCTGGCCGAGGCCGTCGCGGAGGCCGGGCGACCGGGCGCCGTGGTGTCGTTCGTCCCAGCCGATGGCTCGGCGCCGGTGGAACCCTCGCCGGCCGAGGATCTGCTGATCCGCCAGGCCGACGACCCCTCCCTCCCGGCGAGTCCCACCCAGGGCCCCTCCGGGCTGAACCACCGTTACACCTTCGAGACCTTCGTGGTCGGGCCGTCGAACCAGTTCGCCAACGCCGCGGCCCGGGCGGTGGCCGAGGCGCCGGGGCGATCGTACAACCCGCTGTTCCTGTACGGGGGCGTGGGCCTGGGCAAGACGCACCTGATGCACGCCATCGGGCAGTACGTGGACCGCCATCACCGGCAGGCGATGCTCACCTACATCTCGTCCGAGCGGTTCATGAACGAGATGATCAACGCCATCCGCTACGAGCGCATCATCGACTTCCGCGAGCGCTACCGGAACGTCGACGTGCTGCTGGTCGACGACGCGCAGTTCCTGGCCGGCAAGGAAGCGACGCAGAACGAGTTCTTCCACACGTTCAATGCGCTCTACGACGCCGGCAAGCAGATCGTCCTGAGCAGCGACCGACCGCCGCACGAGATCCCGGCGCTCGAGGAGCGACTGCGTTCGCGCTTCAACTGGGGCCTGATAGCCGACATCCAGCCGCCCGATCTCGAGACCAAGGTCGCGATCCTCAAGAAGAAGGCCGACGCCGACGGCGTGCCGCTGCCCGACAACGTCGCGCTGTTCATCGCCACAAAGATCAAGTCGAACATCCGCGACCTCGAAGGATCGCTGATCCGGCTGGTCGCCTACGCCTCGCTGACCGGCAAGGACATCACCCTGGCGCTGGCCCAGGACGTCCTGCGCAGCATCATCGGCACCGAGGAGAAGGCGATCACGATCGACACGATCCTGAAGTTCGTCGCCGACTTCTACGGCGTGCGCCCGAGCGAGCTCAAGGCGGCCAGCAACTCGCGCAACATCGTGATGCCGCGCCAGATCGCGATGTACCTGTGCAAGTCGCTGACGTCGGCGTCGCTGCCCGACATCGGACGAGCGTTCGGCAAGCACCACTCGACGGTGCTGCACTCGATCCGGAAGGTCGAGGACGAGCGGGGCAAGGACAGCGATTTCAACAGCCAGATCAACGCCATGCTGGACAATTTCCGCTAGGCGGACCGGCGGCGGACGAGGTTTTCCACAACCCGGGCGAGGCGACCCTGTGGACAACGTGTGGAGGCCGGGCGGCAGGGCTGGCGCCCACAGGATCGGGGCCGTTTTTGCACACCATCCCTGCACAGGGTAAATGGTTGTAGGAAATGGGTTTAGATGCTGCCCACACAGCTTCAAACGCCCTTCTGATCTCTGTTATACTTCTTTTCTTGCGATCTCTATGGAGAACACCTCCTAGGGACGTCGCACGCGCCAAGGGGCTCGCTCCCGTACACGAGGTATCGGCTGCATGGAACTGGTGGTCCGCAAGAACGATCTGCTCCGCGAACTGCAGTTGTTTCAAGGCATCGTGGAACGCAAGAACACCATGCCCGTGCTCGCCAACGTGCTGCTGCGTGCCGATGGCAACCAGGTGGAGCTGGTGGCTACCGACCTCGACGTGGGGCTCCGCAGCACCTGTGTGGCGCAGAGCCTGGCCAAGCCGGGCACGCTGACGCTGCCGGCCAAGAAGCTGTTCGAGATCGTCAAGGCGCTGCCCGAGACCGACATCCGCATCGAGCAGAACCGCTCGGGGGTGACCGTCGCCGCGGAGCGCTTCGAGTCGCACCTCTCCACGCTGCCGGCCGACGACTTCCCGCAGTTGCCGACCGTGGGCGACACGGTGGCGACCCTGCCGCGTGAGCCGATCAAGCAGATGGTCGCCAAGACCATGTTCGCCATCACCGGCGAGGACACGCGCTACTACCTCAACGGCGCGCTGTTCGTGCTCAAGCCGGACAGCATGAGCCTGGTCGCGACCGACGGGCACCGCCTGGCGCTGGTCACGGTCACCGGCGAGACCGGCGCGGCCGAGGGCAAGGCGCTGCTGCCGAAGAAGACGATGCAGGAGCTGAGCCGGCTGCTCGCCGACGGCGAGGGCGACGTCCTGTACGAGCGCGCCGAGAACCACCTGTTCTTCACGGTCGGCGGCCGCCGCCTGTTCT from Luteitalea sp. TBR-22 includes:
- the dnaA gene encoding chromosomal replication initiator protein DnaA, encoding MSEHIWERVLARVEAKLNRHTFLTWFKPTRFIREDGDTFIVEVPDGTVRDWLLRHYGSILAEAVAEAGRPGAVVSFVPADGSAPVEPSPAEDLLIRQADDPSLPASPTQGPSGLNHRYTFETFVVGPSNQFANAAARAVAEAPGRSYNPLFLYGGVGLGKTHLMHAIGQYVDRHHRQAMLTYISSERFMNEMINAIRYERIIDFRERYRNVDVLLVDDAQFLAGKEATQNEFFHTFNALYDAGKQIVLSSDRPPHEIPALEERLRSRFNWGLIADIQPPDLETKVAILKKKADADGVPLPDNVALFIATKIKSNIRDLEGSLIRLVAYASLTGKDITLALAQDVLRSIIGTEEKAITIDTILKFVADFYGVRPSELKAASNSRNIVMPRQIAMYLCKSLTSASLPDIGRAFGKHHSTVLHSIRKVEDERGKDSDFNSQINAMLDNFR
- the dnaN gene encoding DNA polymerase III subunit beta; the encoded protein is MELVVRKNDLLRELQLFQGIVERKNTMPVLANVLLRADGNQVELVATDLDVGLRSTCVAQSLAKPGTLTLPAKKLFEIVKALPETDIRIEQNRSGVTVAAERFESHLSTLPADDFPQLPTVGDTVATLPREPIKQMVAKTMFAITGEDTRYYLNGALFVLKPDSMSLVATDGHRLALVTVTGETGAAEGKALLPKKTMQELSRLLADGEGDVLYERAENHLFFTVGGRRLFSRMIDAQFPAYERVIPKNNDKQIEFERDRLTSAIRRVSLLSNERSRAVRFLISNGKVEVTSQSPDLGEAKEELLVTYEGPDVQICFNAQYVTDFLAAVETEQVSLSFRDEMSQAVMKPVGADGYDYTYVIMPMRP